A single region of the Nicotiana sylvestris chromosome 6, ASM39365v2, whole genome shotgun sequence genome encodes:
- the LOC104228498 gene encoding zinc finger protein ZAT11-like: MTIKRSREEELTLETLAMANCVNILEKNSSLARRLFECRTCKKQFESFQALGGHRESHKKPKLNTVADLIKPNKKKHEFSYCGEEFSLGQALGGHMRKHRHKLQKLKPQDSDDDNSAGEEVVEKKISGTEKALFLDLNLTPYENELMLGIIPLRVVQHSWL; this comes from the coding sequence ATGACAATAAAGAGAAGTAGAGAAGAAGAATTGACACTGGAGACACTAGCCATGGCTAATTGCGTCAATATCTTAGAGAAGAATAGTTCATTAGCACGTAGACTTTTCGAGTGCAGGACTTGTAAGAAGCAATTTGAATCTTTCCAAGCTTTGGGTGGCCACAGAGAAAGTCACAAGAAACCAAAACTCAACACAGTGGCAGATCTAATTAAACCTAACAAGAAGAAACATGAATTCTCCTATTGTGGAGAGGAATTCTCTCTTGGACAAGCTTTGGGTGGTCACATGAGAAAGCACCGCCACAAATTGCAGAAACTGAAACCGCAAGATAGTGATGATGATAATTCTGCTGGTGAAGAAGTTGTAGAGAAAAAGATTTCGGGTACTGAAAAGGCTTTGTTCTTGGATTTGAATTTGACACCATATGAGAATGAGTTGATGTTGGGAATTATCCCGCTTAGAGTAGTTCAACATTCTTGGTTGTAA